From Papaver somniferum cultivar HN1 unplaced genomic scaffold, ASM357369v1 unplaced-scaffold_29, whole genome shotgun sequence, a single genomic window includes:
- the LOC113341335 gene encoding ruBisCO large subunit-binding protein subunit beta, chloroplastic-like, with translation MASTLTTMSSVGSVAATCSRATTDKKLSSSSQISRVSFAGRGQNVVLQRRCSSKIRAAKELYFNKDGSAIKKLQAGVNKLADLVGVTLGPKGRNVVLESKYGSPKIVNDGVTVAKEVELEDPVENIGAKLVRQAAAKTNDLAGDGTTTSVVLAQGLIAEGVKVVAAGANPVQITRGIEKTTKALVAELKLMSKEVEDSELADVAAVSAGNNLEVGQMIAEAMSRVGRKGVVTLEEGKSSENFLYVVEGMQFDRGYISPYFVTDSEKMTVEFENCKLLLVDKKISNARDLIGVLEEAIRGGYPILIIAEDIEQEALATLVVNKLRGALKIAALKAPGFGERKSQYLDDIAILTGATVIREEVGLSLDKADSEVLGHASKVVLTKETTTIVGDGSTQDAVDKRVAQIRNLIEVAEQDYEKEKLNERVAKLSGGVAVIQVGAQTETELKEKKLRVEDALNATKAAVEEGIVVGGGCTLLRLASKVDAIKLTLDNDEQKVGAEIVRRALCYPLKLIAKNAGDNGSVVMEKVLSNDNYKFGYNAATGKYEDLMAAGIIDPTKVVRCCLEHAASVARTFLTSDVVVVDIKEPEAAMVNPMDNSGYGY, from the exons ATGGcttcaactttgacaacaatgtcGTCTGTTGGTTCAGTGGCTGCTACATGTAGCCGTGCCACCACAGACAAGAAGCTTTCAAGCTCTTCACAGATATCTAGAGTGTCTTTTGCTGGAAGAGGACAGAATGTGGTCTTGCAAAGAAGATGTTCATCAAAGATTAGGGCAGCCAAAGAGCTGTATTTTAACAAGGACGGGTCAGCCATTAAGAAGCTGCAA GCTGGTGTTAACAAACTTGCAGATCTTGTTGGAGTTACTCTTGGTCCCAAGGGTAGGAATGTAGTTTTGGAAAGCAAGTACGGCTCCCCCAAGATTGTGAATGATGGAGTGACTGTGGCCAAAGAG GTCGAGTTGGAAGATCCAGTTGAAAACATCGGTGCTAAATTGGTGAGACAAGCTGCTGCTAAGACTAATGACTTAGCTGGGGATGGTACAACTACATCTGTTGTTCTAGCCCAAGGTTTGATTGCTGAAGGAGTCAAG GTGGTAGCTGCTGGTGCTAACCCTGTTCAAATTACACGTGGTATTGAGAAGACAACAAAAGCTTTGGTTGCTGAGCTTAAACTAATGTCGAAAGAG GTTGAGGACAGTGAGCTTGCAGACGTGGCTGCTGTTAGTGCAGGAAACAACCTAGAAGTTGGACAGATGATTGCTGAAGCAATGAGTAGAGTAGGGAGGAAAGGTGTGGTGACACTTGAAGAaggaaagagctctgagaactTCCTCTATGTTGTAGAGGGCATGCAATTCGACCGTGGTTATATTTCCCCATACTTCGTTACGGACAGTGAGAAAATGACAGTTGAATTTGAGAACTGCAAG TTACTTCTTGTTGACAAAAAGATCTCAAATGCTAGGGATCTTATCGGAGTCCTGGAAGAGGCTATTAGAGGAGGATACCCTATCTTGATTATTGCTGAAGACATAGAACAGGAAGCTCTTGCAACTCTTGTCGTAAATAAGCTCAGGGGTGCGTTAAAGATTGCTGCACTTAAAGCTCCTGGATTTGGAGAACGCAAGAGCCAGTACCTTGATGACATCGCTATCTTGACTGGAG CAACTGTTATCAGAGAAGAAGTTGGGCTATCCCTAGACAAAGCTGACAGTGAAGTCCTTGGACATGCTTCCAAGGTCGTGCTAACAAAAGAAACCACTACAATTGTGGGTGATGGAAGCACTCAGGATGCAGTTGATAAGCGTGTTGCCCAAATCAGAAACCTAATTGAG GTTGCTGAACAGGATTATGAAAAAGAAAAGCTGAACGAGAGAGTTGCAAAGCTCTCTGGTGGTGTTGCTGTTATTCAA GTTGGAGCTCAAACTGAAACCGAGCTGAAGGAAAAGAAACTGAGAGTTGAAGATGCTCTGAATGCAACAAAG GCTGCTGTGGAGGAAGGAATCGTAGTAGGTGGTGGTTGCACCCTATTGAGACTGGCCTCAAAGGTTGATGCCATAAAGCTAACTCTTGATAACGACGAGCAGAAG GTAGGAGCTGAGATCGTTAGAAGGGCTTTGTGTTATCCACTTAAGTTAATTGCCAAAAATGCTGGTGACAACGGAAGTGTGGTGATGGAGAAG GTGCTCTCCAATGACAATTACAAATTTGGTTACAACGCTGCAACTGGCAAATACGAGGATTTGATGGCTGCTGGAATTATTGACCCTACTAAG GTTGTGAGATGTTGCTTGGAGCACGCAGCTTCAGTAGCAAGGACCTTCCTAACTTCAGATGTTGTGGTTGTTGACATTAAAGAGCCCGAAGCAGCTATGGTTAACCCTATGGATAACTCAGGATATGGTTACTAA